From Hydrogenobacter sp., one genomic window encodes:
- a CDS encoding CBS domain-containing protein — MVEAITLQAHQPVGEAKRLMQEYLSEKIAKDIMSVNVITVKPEESIAKTLRELK, encoded by the coding sequence ATGGTGGAAGCTATAACCTTGCAAGCCCACCAACCTGTAGGAGAAGCTAAAAGGCTAATGCAAGAGTATCTAAGTGAAAAGATCGCAAAGGACATTATGAGCGTGAATGTTATAACCGTAAAGCCAGAAGAGAGCATAGCAAAAACATTAAGGGAGTTAAAATAA
- a CDS encoding chloride channel protein, producing MVAFFGTSAKVPLSTLILISEMTGGYVLLVPAMLSIFTAYLISGKSASFQVRSIQGLTLEHTRNSGGFGTLKGSR from the coding sequence ATGGTAGCCTTTTTTGGAACCTCAGCAAAGGTTCCTCTCTCCACTCTTATACTCATATCGGAGATGACAGGGGGATACGTTCTTTTGGTACCTGCCATGCTTTCTATTTTCACCGCTTACCTGATTTCTGGAAAAAGTGCTTCTTTCCAAGTCAGGTCAATACAAGGCTTGACTCTTGAGCATACAAGGAACAGTGGGGGCTTTGGAACCTTGAAAGGCTCAAGGTGA
- a CDS encoding MqnA/MqnD/SBP family protein, which yields MRIRIAHSPDSDDAFMFYPLVSGEIDTEGFLIEHVLADIETLNKEALNGTYEVSAISFHAYPYVSDKYFVLPSGGSVGEGYGPIVVAKRKLDTLRGKSVAVPGILTTAYLVLRLYEPDFYEKVIPFDKIMDAVEREEVDAGLVIHEGQISYADRGLIKLFDLGEWWQRETALPLPLGCNVIRKDLGEENIRKIEKLMKKSVEYALSNMDKALTYAINYARDIKDSEEKTKKFVSMYVNNRTLDYGKDGREAVRLMLRMGKERGIIKANIPEVIFSDEI from the coding sequence ATGAGGATAAGAATAGCCCACAGTCCTGATTCGGATGATGCTTTTATGTTCTACCCTCTTGTATCTGGTGAAATAGATACAGAAGGGTTTTTAATCGAGCATGTGCTTGCGGATATAGAAACTCTGAATAAGGAAGCCCTCAATGGAACTTACGAGGTCTCTGCCATTTCCTTTCACGCATATCCGTATGTCTCTGACAAGTACTTTGTTCTTCCAAGCGGTGGAAGCGTTGGAGAAGGCTATGGACCTATAGTTGTAGCCAAAAGGAAGCTGGACACACTTAGGGGTAAAAGCGTTGCTGTGCCGGGAATATTGACAACAGCTTATCTCGTTTTGAGGCTGTATGAGCCTGACTTTTACGAAAAGGTGATTCCCTTTGACAAAATTATGGATGCTGTAGAAAGGGAAGAAGTGGATGCGGGACTTGTGATACATGAAGGACAGATAAGCTATGCAGACAGGGGACTTATAAAGCTTTTTGATCTTGGAGAGTGGTGGCAAAGAGAAACAGCCCTCCCATTACCTTTGGGGTGTAACGTAATAAGGAAGGATTTGGGAGAGGAAAACATAAGGAAGATAGAGAAGCTCATGAAAAAAAGTGTGGAATACGCTCTTTCTAATATGGACAAAGCCTTAACTTATGCCATAAATTATGCCAGGGATATAAAAGACAGTGAAGAAAAAACTAAGAAGTTTGTGAGTATGTATGTGAATAATAGAACGCTTGATTATGGGAAAGATGGTAGAGAGGCGGTAAGACTTATGCTACGTATGGGTAAAGAAAGGGGTATTATAAAGGCGAACATACCTGAGGTAATATTCTCAGACGAAATCTAA